The sequence below is a genomic window from Clostridium sp. BJN0001.
TTGAAGCAATTTCAAAAAGTCAGAATAGTATAATTGAAGTAAAAACTGAGAAGAAGAATTATAATGACAGATTCTTAAAGATAAAAATGATAAGTGATGATGGTAATAAGTTAAATTTTCAGCTTCCTGTAAAAACTATAAAAGCAATATTAAAAATTTCAGGAAAGCTCCCAATACAGGCAGAAGGAATAAATGGAATTGATATGGCAGATCTTATAAGTACAATATCAGAATCATTTGAAAATGAAACTGTTGGAGAAATTTTAAATATCACATCTAATGATGGAAATGTAATAAAAGTAGTAATAGAGTAAATTAAAGTTAATTAATTTACTTATTGGAAAAAAGTGATATAATGTATCTATATTATATTACGCAAAGAGGCGCTGATAATCTTTTTAGATTATTAGTGCCTCTTTTAGTTTTAGGGGGCAGGGCTTATGAAATTAAGGGTAAAATTGGAACATTTTTTATATGGTGGGCTTGAAGAACATTCAAAAAAGGTGTTTGAGGGGATTTCAAACGGAAGAAAAAAAGCACTTTACAATTGGTTTGATGATAAGTGGGTACAAGTTAATAACATTAAAGAGTCGCTTACAGCACTTCAAAATGATAAAAGTGTCATAAATAAATATTTAGAAGAAGTAGTAAAAAAGTACGAAGATTTTTGTGAAATCTTTGTTATTGACACAAATGGAAAAGTTAAAGTTTCTTCATGTGCTAAACATAGAGATTCTAATATGTCTGATTTAGAGAACCTTAAAAAAGGAATTGAAGGGAAAAAGTTTATGTATGGACCATACATAGATGAGCGTACACTTGATGCAGATATAAACGAAAAGAAATTTTTTGACGAAGTTACTCTTATGTTTTCAGTTCCATATGAAGATGAAGAAAATGAAAAGAGAATATTATGCTGCAGAGCGTTAAATGATGATATGAGTAATGTAATTCAGGATGAGGACACTCATATATATAAAAATTCAGGGGACAATTATCTATTTATGGTAAAGTCAAACAGACAGATAGAAACTGGAGCTGCAATTTCACGAAGCAGGTTTGAGGATAATTTAAAAGAGGGTGTTAAGACTGCAAAGTGGGGCGAAGTAAAGGTAAAAAATCATACTGAATTTGAAATAGTATTTACAGATCCCAAAACAAAAAATCTTCATATGGGAATAAAAAATACTATAAGTAATGGACAAAACATGGATGTATGGCCTGGCTATCCAGATTATAGACACATCTTAGTTGGAGGAAAAGGAACTTTAATAAATCCTCCAAATTCTGATGAAGTCTGGGGTATGATGTGTGAAGGCGATATTGATGAGATTTATGATTTTAAAGGAATTAATCTTTATATACCTCTTTTAATATCATCATTTACAGGAATTTTACTTATTTTAAATAATTTAATAAAGAAATTTATGGATTCATATAATGTATTTTCTGATTTTATAACATGGATTTTAATTTCAGTTTTCTGTATTTTTATATGTAGAAAATTTATTGTTTCTCCTTTAAATAAAACAGTAGACATACTTCAAGATATAGCAGAAGGTGAGGGAAACCTTACAAAGAGAGTAGATAAGATGTCAAAAGATGAAATAGGAGAACTTTCAAGATGGTTTAATAAATTTATAAACAGTCAGATGACAATGCTTAAACGAGTAAAAAAATCTTCAAAGGTAACAAAAAAATCGGTAAGCGTAGTTTCTAATATATCTACAGAGATACATGATGCAATAACAACCGTATATGACACTATAGTAAGTCTTCTTGAAAACTTTAAAAATCAGAATAGCGTATTTCAGAATATGAAAAATAAGTTCTCTGATATTTCTTCATCAATTCAGGAAATGGACAGCCTTATTATTGAAATGTCACAAGTTATTCAAAATACAAATAATAGTTCTAAAGAAGCTAATAATAATGCAGTTTTATCTCTAAAGAGCATGGAAAATCTTGAAAAAATAATAAAAAATACTGTAAGTTCTGTAACTGAACTTCAAAAACATTCAGATAAAATAACAAAGGTAATAAGTACAATAGAAGATATAAGCAGACAAACTCAGATGCTTTCTCTTAATGCCTCTATAGAAGCTGCAAGAGCAGGGGAAAGTGGAAAGGGATTTACAGTAGTTGCAAAGGAGATATCAAAACTTGCACTTGAAACAGAAAGTGCAACAAATTCAATAAGAGATGTAATAAATAATGTACAAAATCAAACTGAAAATACATGTATTTATGCAGACAAAATAGATAAAAATGTTTACGTATCTATACAAGGAGTAAAAGATACAATAAGTTTATTTTCTGATGTAAATAATGATATTAATATGATATCTGACTCAATGAAATCAATATCTTCTGTTACATCAAAACAGAGCAGTGATGTAAATGATGTACTTGTTAGAGTATCTGAAGAGGCTGAAAAAGCAAATAGAGTCACAAAAGATAGCTCAAAAGATAGTAAAGAGTCACTAAAAAAGGTAAAAAATATGCTTGAAAATATAAAACAGCTAAAAAAGGCAACAAATGCACTTTACTATTCATCAGATAATATGGAAGAAATAGTTGAAGGCTTTAAACTTAAGTAGTTACGGTGACATTAAACATTTTAAAATAGCACTATTTGGGATATAATAAAATATGTACTATAGAGTTTAATGGAGGGATAAATATGCTTAATATAGGTTGTCATCTGTCAGCATCAAAAGGATTTAAGAATATGGCAGAAGAGACAGTAAAAATAAATGGAAATACATTTCAGTTTTTTAGTAGAAACCCAAGAGGTGGAAGCAAGGCAAAAGAAATTGATATGGACGATATTGCTCAATTTTTAAAAATAGCAAAAGAAAATCACTTTGCAAAGATACTTGCTCATGCACCATATACAGTAAATGCGTGTTCAGCAAATGAAAAAACTAGGGAATTTGCTATTTCTGTACTTTCAGATGATTTAGACAGAATGGAAATTCTGCCAGGAAATCTTTACAATTTTCATCCTGGAAGTCATATAAAGCAAGGAGCTGAAGTAGGAATAGAATATATAGCAGAGGCGTTAAATAAAGCTTTAAAAAAGGAGCAGACTACAAAAGTTCTTCTTGAGACAATGGCTGGAAAAGGAACAGAAGTTGGAAGAACCTTTGAAGAGATAAGAAGCATAATGGATAAGGTTGAGCTTAATGATCACCTCGGGGTATGCCTTGATACATGCCATGTTCACGATGCAGGGTATGATATAGTAAATAATCTTGATGAAGTTCTTGAAAAGTTTGATAAAGTAATAGGTCTTGATAGACTTTGTGCAATACATTTAAATGATAGCAAGAATCCATTTGAAAGTCATAAAGATAGACATGAAAAAATAGGTGAAGGATATATAGGAATTGAAGCTATTGAAAGGATAATAAATCATCCTCTTCTTAGAGATAAACCATTTTTCTTAGAAACACCAAATGATATTGATGGATATGCAAAAGAGATTAAAAAACTGAAAAGTTTATATAAGGAATAAAGGAAAAGGACAAATGACAAAGGACAAAGGACAAATTAAAGGACAAAGGACAAATGTGGAGATTTCTGCTTGGCGCAGAAACTTTGAATATATGAGCTTCCGCTTTTTTAGGCGAAAGCTTTTGTCTTTTAAAGAATTAAAAAAGGGAGATGTTTCAATATGAAGAAGAATAAAATATATATTTTAAGTATAGTAAATCTTATAATAACAGTTGCTATGATTGCTACTAGTCGTTTAAGTGATAGAATATCTAATGATATGTTTGATAATTTAATGATTATATATGAAATAGGTTATTTTTGTGTAGCAATAATAGCTATTATTATTGTATACATAAGTAGAAGAAAGTAAAATTTTAAAACATAAAACTTTAAAATAGCTAAAAAATCCAACAATTAATACATAAAATAGAATATAAGAAAACACTATACTAAATGAGGAAAAATAATACACATAAATTATAAAAAAAGTAAGTAAATTACAGATTTATGATAGAATTTGAAAGCATAATAGAGAAGATTAAGTCTAATCGTGTTTAAATGGAGTTTATGCGTATGATATATTTTTTAGCCTATGTTATTATATGGCTACAGGGCGGAAGACAGTCCCCCTAAAAAATACATAAGGATAAAAGGAGAAAAACTAATGAAGAGAAGTATGTTACTCAAAAGTATAAGCGCAGCAGTTCTAGCAGGAACAATTGTTATATCGACTCCATTAGGAGTATCTGCACAGTGGAGACAGATATGTGATAATACTAGTTGCTCTGCACAAAATGATACTAAGACAAATTGTTTAAAAAGTACAAATGGAAAAGTATGTTATCTAAATAGTCAATGTGCAATTAAAGATGGAAAAATTAAAGTAAATGGATATACAATTGATTTATCATCATTTACATGCAAATCCGGAAACTGCACAAACAAATCAGATAAAAATAATACTGATACAGTTAAAAATATAACTACTACAGAAGATGCAATTACAACAACAACTACTACTGATGATACTTCAGATAAAAATGGTACTGAAGAAGTAAATACTGATAAAACAGTGGACACTACTGTAAAGGATACCACTACAAAGACTACTACTACAGTAGAAACAGAAGATACAAATGTAGAGGACAAAGCAGCAGAAACTACTACCGAAGATACTACAAATAGTCAGTATAAAGATGCAAGTGGACTTCCAAGCGTTACTAAAAAATATGATGTTGCTATTCAAAACAGTGCTGAAAATAAAATACTTGAATTAATGAATGAAAAGAGAGTAGAAGCAGGATTAAAGCCATTAACAATGGATAACACTTTATTAGATGTTGCAAGATATAAGAGTAATCACATGATTCAGCTTAACTACTTTAGCCACACTAATCCTGATGGAACAAACTGGACAAGCTGGTTAAAAAGTATAGGATATTCATATACTACAACAGCAGAGAATATTGCATATAACTCATATGATGCTGTAGAATTATTTAATCAATGGTGGAATTCAGCAGGACATAGACAAAATATGATGAATCCATCATACACAAAAGTTGGAGTTGGAGTTCTTTATGGAGACGGAAAATACATGGGAACACAAACATTCTCTAATTAATTAAAGAATGGGCTAGTACAAAACTTATTTTGATACCAGTCTATAAAAAAGGCAGATTCAATTTATGAATCTGCCTTTTTTATGATTATTTTTATTGTAAAGAGCCATCTGCTCCTAAAGTATAACCACTGATATTGCAATTACTTGCCATTTCACCGTTTGAATAGAAGTAGTACCATGCTCCGTTTATCTTCTGCCAACCTGTTCTCATTTTACCGTCAGTTCCTAAGTAATACCATTTATGAGTTTGAGTTGAATTATATAAATCTTCTTGATACTGCATAAAATCAGTAGAATGAGAATTACCGAATAAACCTGTTATTTTATAAGTGTCTACCCAACCTGTTTTCATTATTCCTAGTTCTTGTATATTATTATGGTCTTGGTAATCTTGTTCTCCCTCTTCATTAATAAATGGAGTAGTCCATTCTTTCATTGGAGTAAATAAATACCAGCTATTATCTACCTTTGCCCAGCCTATCTTCATTCTTCCATCTGCTCCGATATAGTATTTAGAATTTCCAATAGTAAACCATCTGTTTGTCTGCATTACACCATCTATTAAGTAATACCAAGTTCCACCATATGCTACCCAACCTGTTACTTTTGCTTTATCCATGAATGTTGCTATCCATTCACCTTTTTCATTCTTTTTCCATATAGGTGTTTCCCACGCATGAGTTGTTCCTACTTGTGATATTTGTCTTAATAACTCTGTTAATAAACATTCACCATAATCTCCATAATAAGTTGCATACCCGTTTTTTGTTTCTACCCAGTTATGTGAAGCTATCCCCTCTACATCAGTTGTATAATAGCCCTCTATATGAGGTAAATAATTATAATGTGCCTCATTAGGTACACCCCCCTCTGCACAGTTAACTTCTTTAGTTCCAAAATCAAATACTACTCTATCTTCGTAGGATGAATCAGTTGCACGTATAGGCTCACACATTCTTCCATAAGTATGAAGTGTTGCTGCACTGACTGGAGCTGAATTAAATAAACCCATTAAACCTGCACTTGCAAGTGCCATAGACATTGTTTTTGCTACATTTTTCTTTATATTATTTCTTTTCATAATTTACCCCCTAAAACAAAATACATAATAAGAAAAAAATTCTAATATATAGAAAAATTATATCACTCTTCTTTTTTGTATTCAATTAGCATAGGGTAGATAAGAACATTATTTCATTATAGCGGGGCATTTTTTAGCTGTATTTGATTTTTTGAAAGACTAGAGAAAAGATAGAGACGCAGAGAAGAAATATTTGATTCAGTTTTTGTTTTATTATAAAAAAATAGATATTTCGTAGCGGAGACTCTATCTTTTCTCGTAGATTAGTAACAATTAGTTTGAAATTAAGTCTATCAAAGCCCCGCCGACAAATTTTTTACTATAATAATAAATACAAATAGTTAATATAAAAATAGATTAATTTTACTGTAAAGAACCATCTGCTCCTAAAGTATAACCACTAATATTGCAATTACTTGCCATTTCACCGTTTGAATAGAAATAGTACCATGCTCCGTTTATCATCTGCCAACCTGTTACCATTTTACCGTCAGTTCCTAAATAGTACCATTTATGTGTTCTAGTTGCTTTCCATAGTTTTTGCTGTTTTACTGTATAGCATGGATCGTCTTCTATTAAGCAGACTTCACCAGTTTTATCGTCTAATATACCTGTATTACCAGCTAAGCCAGTTACATCATATGTGTCTAGCCAACCTGTCTGCATTTTTCCTATTTCTTTTGCGTTATTATATGAATATACATCTCTATCCCCATTTTCGTCTATAACTGGGGTAACCCATTCTTTGTATGGAGTAAAGAAGTACCAATTATTATCTATCTTTGCCCAGCCAGTTTTCATCTTACCATCTGTGCCAATATAGTATTTTGAATTGTCTATTGTAAACCATCTATTTGTCTGCATTACACCATCTTCAAGGTAGTACCAATGTCCACCATATGCCACCCATCCTGTTACTTCTTTTCTATCTATAAATGTTGCTATTTTTTCTCCTTTTTCATTCTTTTTCCATATAGGCGTTTCTTTTGCATGAGTTGTGCCTAGCTGCGATAGAAGTCTAAGTTCATATGTTAATGTTTTTTCTCCAAAATATCCATAATAATTTGCTTTACCATCTCGTATTGGTTCATAGCTATGAACTGCTTCACTTTCTATGCCTGTCTGATAATATCCCTCTACATTTGGTAAATATTTTAAATTTGACTCGTCTGGAATTAATCCCTCTGGACAGTCTACTTCTTTTTCTCCAAAGTCAAACGTTATTCTATTTTCATAGCATACCTCATTTGGAACAATATCAGTCATTTTGCCATAAGTGTGTAATGTTGCTGCACTTACTGGCACAGCATTAACTAAAGTAAAAAAGCCTGCTCCAGCTAGTGATATTGACATTGTTTTTGTTATACTTTTCTTTATTGAAATTTTTTTCATAAATTACCCCTTTAAAACAAATGTATATAGTAAGAGGATATTATAATATGTATAAAATTATGACACTTTCACTTTTACTATTGTATTAAATAGAGTAGAGAAGAAGATTATAATATTTATATAAAAACAAAAAATGACCATATCAAAATAATTTTTTATAATCATTTTGATACAGTCATTTTTATATTTAAAAACTAAAGTTTTTTATTTTTATAATCTTCTATTATTTTATAAATAGTTTCAGAAGTTGTATCAGAAGTTTTATAGCCTAAAAGTTCAACTACTTTTTTTAAGCTTTCCTCTGAATTTGTTTCAATTTCAAGATAGGGAAATGGACAGAAACTTTTTTCGTTTATATCAATTTCAACTAGAGAATCAAAAATTCTGTAGCTTTCTCGATATTTTTTTATAGACTGATTTAGGCATAGACCGAGTGATTTAAATATCCCTTCACCAGCTTTTTTATTTTCTATTATAGTTTCATTCTCGTCCATAACTTTAAATTTGCCCTGTGAAACTATTTTTTTAGTAGTCATATAATAGATAGTTTCATTATGTAAATGGTCATAAATTGTTCTTATTCTTGCATATCCTTTTTTATTTAAAAGCCTTTTATCTTCAAAATCATAAATATCATTTATCTGATCTTCAACTTTAACTTTCTCTGCGTTATTATCTGTTAATATTTTTCTTATGTTATCTACATTTATATCTATAAGTCTTGTCTCAAATTCCATAAAACCACCTTTTAGAATTGATAATTAATAATGAATAATTGATAAAATAATTGACAATTATCAATGGACAATTGTGGATGTTTCTGCGAAGGCGCAGAAACTAAAATTTAGTTTAAATGACAAAGGACATACTAAATGACAAAGGAAAAAGGACAAATGACAAAGATGGAAGTTTCTGCTCAAATCGCAGAAACTAAAATTTATTTAGCTTTCGCTTCAGGCGAAAGCCTTAGTATTTTGCGAGAATCGCAAAATACCATACAATGAAATTCCGTAGGAATTTCCACCTCATTTGTCATTTGTCCTTTGAAAGTTTGTCATCTGTAGCTGTTCTTTAACAGTTTGTCATTTTACTAAAGAGCTTTGGTAGCAATTTCCTTAAGAACTCTTCCGATAAAGTCGTCAAGCTTTTGAGCTCCTTCATCATCGTTCTTTCTGCTTCTTACAGAAACTTCGTTATTTGCTGCTTCTTTTTCGCCGACAACTAACATGTAAGGAACTTTTTCAAGTCTTGCTTCTCTTATCTTGTAGCCGATCTTTTCAACTCTTGTATCAAGTTCACATCTTATTCCGCTGTCTTTAAGATTCTTAGTTACATTTTCAGCGTAATCCTTGTATTTATCAGATATAGGAAGAACTTTTACTTGTACTGGTGCAAGCCATGTTGGGAAAGCACCTGCATATTTTTCAATAAGCATTGATAATGTTCTTTCATAGCATCCGATTGAAGATCTGTGGATTATATAAGGTCTCTTCTTTTGACCATCTTTGTCTGTGTAAGTCATATCAAATCTTTCAGCAAGAGCAAAGTCTATCTGAATAGTGAATAATGTATCTTCTTTTCCATGAACGTTCTTGCACTGAAGGTCAAGCTTTGGACCATAGAATGCTGCTTCATCATCTGCTTCAACATAGTTTATATTTAAATGATCAAGAATTTGTTTCATAACCTTTTGAGTGTGATCCCATGCTGCTGGATTGTTTATATACTTTTCAGCATTGTTTGGATCCCATTTTGAAAATCTATAAGTGATACCCTCAGTCATTCCTAAAGTATCCATTATGTATTTTATAAGTTCAAGTACAGATTTAAATTCTTGTTCTAATTGTTCTGGCATACACATGATATGTGCATCAGCTAATGTAAATTGTCTTACTCTTGTAAGTCCGTGCATTTCTCCTGATGCTTCATTTCTGAATAATACAGAAGTTTCATTGTATCTTAAAGGAAGATCTCTGTAGCTTCTCTGTTTTGATTTGTAGATGCAATACTGGAATGGACAAGTCATTGGTCTTAATGCATATACTTCATCATCTTTTTCTTCATCACCTAAAACAAACATGTCTTCTTTATAATGATCCCAGTGTCCTGAAACTTTATATAAATCGCTCTTAGCCATTAAAGGAGTTTTAGTTAAGAGATAGCCTCTCTTTTCTTCTTCATCTTCAACCCATCTTTGAAGAAGTTGAACAATTTTAGCACCCTTTGGCATAAGAAGTGGAAGTCCTTGACCTACTAATTCGTTAGTTGTGAATAATTCAAGTTCTCTTCCAAGTTTGTTATGATCTCTCTTAGCAGCTTCTTCTAAAGCTTTTAAGAATTCATCAAGTTGAGATTTCTTTAAGAATGCTGTTCCATATATTCTAGAAAGCATCTTATTTTTCTCGTTTCCTTTCCAGTAAGAACCAGAAGTTCTTGTAAGCTTTATAGCCTTTACGTTTTTAACGCTCATTAAATGAGGGCCTGCACAAAGATCTGTGAAATCTCCAATTTTGTAGAAAGAAATAACTTCTCCTTCAGCAAGATCATTTATAAGTTCAACTTTATAAGGTTCATCTTTCATAAGATCTAAAGCTTTGTCCTTTGGAAGTTCAAATCTTTCAATAGAAGGATTTTCCTTTATTATTTTCTTCATTTCTTTTTCGATTGCTACTAAATCATCAGTTGAGAAAGAACCTTCTTTATCAAAATCATAGTAGAATCCAGTATCAATTGATGGTCCTATTGCAAGCTTTGCTTCAGGGAATAATCTTTTTACAGCATATCCAAGTACATGTGATACTGTGTGTCTTATTGTAGCTAATCCTTCCTCTGAATCAGCAGTAAATATTTCAAGGTTAACATCTTTATCTATTATAGTTCGAAGGTCTTCGGTCTTTCCGTCTACCTTTGCGCAACATGCGTTCCTTGCTAAACCTTCGCTTATTGATTTTGAAATGTCTAAGATAGAAAGCTCTTTATCAAATTCTTTAACTGAGCCATCTTTTAAAGTAACTTTAATCATTTAAAAAACTCCTTTCAGAAAATTATCATTTATTTATTTATATAATAAAAAAATTCGTCTCTAAAAAATTAGAGACGAATTAGAATATCCGTGGTTCCACTCTGATTACCTTATTAAAAAATACACGCAAAAATAAAAGCGCAGCATTTTTAGCATAAAGCTTAAATAAGGTCACTTAAAAAAATATCGTAACGTGATAAAAACGGGTGTTATTAAGACCGCTCAGAGGTGGTTTTCAGTCTGAATATATTTGAATGCTCGCACCAAAATACATCTTCTCTTTGAAATATAATTACAGCTTACTGTCCTCATCAATGTTTTTTCCTATTCATGTTAGCTTTATTATAACATTTTAAAAGACGATGTCAACATAAAAATACTTAACAAAAATTAAGGAAAATTTTAGTTAAGTGTAATGTTTATTTCATATTAATAATTTATACTATATTTATGAAATAAAATAAATGCGGGGGATAGATATATATGCATAGTTTAAAAATTGGGAAATTAAAAGGCATACATTTTAAAGGGATAAGTTCTAATAAAAAAGAAAATAAAAAGAATAAACCAAAAAAGAAGATAAAAAAGAGATTTATTTTACTTGGAATAGTTTTAGTAATTATTTTAGCTATTATAATTAAATCGTTTATTATGCCAAAGCCATTAAAGGTGGCTGAGTGTTCTTCTCTTTCACGAGGCAATATAAAAACAAGCATAAGTGTTACTGGAAACATAAAAGCTAAAGATTCTTATGATGTATATACAAAGCTTAATAATTCTATAAAAGAAGTAAAGGTAAAAGAAGGCGATGAAGTTAAAAAAGGAGATGTACTTGCCATTTTAGATTCATCAGAACTTGAAAAGGATCTTGAACTTGCAAAAGAGCAGGCAGGAACATTTGAAAATGCAAATAAAATAAAAGCAGATGCTGCACTTAATAAATATAAAAATGCGAAAGAATCTGATACAGAGATAAAAAATGCACAGGAGTCTGTAAATTCTGCCTTAAATAATGTACATAGTAAAAAGAAAATTTATGAGCAGAATAAAATTTTATATGATGCAGGAGCTGTTTCAGAAAGTACACTTGATGAAAAAGAAAATGATTATAACAATGCAGAAAGTGAACTTTCAAAAGCAGAAAATGCACTTTCACAGGCAAAATCAAATTTTAATAACTCTATAACAGATGCAAAGTCAGCTTATGATTCTGCTATAAATGATGCAGATGACAAAAGTAAAGACATATCTATAGAAAAACAGGAACTTGAGATTGAAAAATGCACAATAACAGCACCAGAGGATGGAACAGTTGTAAAAGTTAATGCAAAAGTGGGCAATCCTGCAGCAGGAACACTATTTACAATTGAAGATTTAAATCATAAAGAAGTTACAGCTTCAATAA
It includes:
- a CDS encoding deoxyribonuclease IV, which gives rise to MLNIGCHLSASKGFKNMAEETVKINGNTFQFFSRNPRGGSKAKEIDMDDIAQFLKIAKENHFAKILAHAPYTVNACSANEKTREFAISVLSDDLDRMEILPGNLYNFHPGSHIKQGAEVGIEYIAEALNKALKKEQTTKVLLETMAGKGTEVGRTFEEIRSIMDKVELNDHLGVCLDTCHVHDAGYDIVNNLDEVLEKFDKVIGLDRLCAIHLNDSKNPFESHKDRHEKIGEGYIGIEAIERIINHPLLRDKPFFLETPNDIDGYAKEIKKLKSLYKE
- a CDS encoding HAMP domain-containing methyl-accepting chemotaxis protein, giving the protein MKLRVKLEHFLYGGLEEHSKKVFEGISNGRKKALYNWFDDKWVQVNNIKESLTALQNDKSVINKYLEEVVKKYEDFCEIFVIDTNGKVKVSSCAKHRDSNMSDLENLKKGIEGKKFMYGPYIDERTLDADINEKKFFDEVTLMFSVPYEDEENEKRILCCRALNDDMSNVIQDEDTHIYKNSGDNYLFMVKSNRQIETGAAISRSRFEDNLKEGVKTAKWGEVKVKNHTEFEIVFTDPKTKNLHMGIKNTISNGQNMDVWPGYPDYRHILVGGKGTLINPPNSDEVWGMMCEGDIDEIYDFKGINLYIPLLISSFTGILLILNNLIKKFMDSYNVFSDFITWILISVFCIFICRKFIVSPLNKTVDILQDIAEGEGNLTKRVDKMSKDEIGELSRWFNKFINSQMTMLKRVKKSSKVTKKSVSVVSNISTEIHDAITTVYDTIVSLLENFKNQNSVFQNMKNKFSDISSSIQEMDSLIIEMSQVIQNTNNSSKEANNNAVLSLKSMENLEKIIKNTVSSVTELQKHSDKITKVISTIEDISRQTQMLSLNASIEAARAGESGKGFTVVAKEISKLALETESATNSIRDVINNVQNQTENTCIYADKIDKNVYVSIQGVKDTISLFSDVNNDINMISDSMKSISSVTSKQSSDVNDVLVRVSEEAEKANRVTKDSSKDSKESLKKVKNMLENIKQLKKATNALYYSSDNMEEIVEGFKLK
- a CDS encoding CAP domain-containing protein, whose amino-acid sequence is MKRSMLLKSISAAVLAGTIVISTPLGVSAQWRQICDNTSCSAQNDTKTNCLKSTNGKVCYLNSQCAIKDGKIKVNGYTIDLSSFTCKSGNCTNKSDKNNTDTVKNITTTEDAITTTTTTDDTSDKNGTEEVNTDKTVDTTVKDTTTKTTTTVETEDTNVEDKAAETTTEDTTNSQYKDASGLPSVTKKYDVAIQNSAENKILELMNEKRVEAGLKPLTMDNTLLDVARYKSNHMIQLNYFSHTNPDGTNWTSWLKSIGYSYTTTAENIAYNSYDAVELFNQWWNSAGHRQNMMNPSYTKVGVGVLYGDGKYMGTQTFSN
- a CDS encoding efflux RND transporter periplasmic adaptor subunit encodes the protein MHSLKIGKLKGIHFKGISSNKKENKKNKPKKKIKKRFILLGIVLVIILAIIIKSFIMPKPLKVAECSSLSRGNIKTSISVTGNIKAKDSYDVYTKLNNSIKEVKVKEGDEVKKGDVLAILDSSELEKDLELAKEQAGTFENANKIKADAALNKYKNAKESDTEIKNAQESVNSALNNVHSKKKIYEQNKILYDAGAVSESTLDEKENDYNNAESELSKAENALSQAKSNFNNSITDAKSAYDSAINDADDKSKDISIEKQELEIEKCTITAPEDGTVVKVNAKVGNPAAGTLFTIEDLNHKEVTASIKEIDRPDIEVGQDVEIKTDATDDEVIPGKIISLDKSIQSGANMITSMQSQGGDNKNGASASTTSSGFMAKISIDEDNENILSGMSARLNIIINSKDDVLNASSDAIVDDDEGTCVYVAQKNEEGKYIVERIAVNIGIESDFYTEVSGDDLEEGMLIINDPSNVKPSDVIEVSKE
- the thrS gene encoding threonine--tRNA ligase — translated: MIKVTLKDGSVKEFDKELSILDISKSISEGLARNACCAKVDGKTEDLRTIIDKDVNLEIFTADSEEGLATIRHTVSHVLGYAVKRLFPEAKLAIGPSIDTGFYYDFDKEGSFSTDDLVAIEKEMKKIIKENPSIERFELPKDKALDLMKDEPYKVELINDLAEGEVISFYKIGDFTDLCAGPHLMSVKNVKAIKLTRTSGSYWKGNEKNKMLSRIYGTAFLKKSQLDEFLKALEEAAKRDHNKLGRELELFTTNELVGQGLPLLMPKGAKIVQLLQRWVEDEEEKRGYLLTKTPLMAKSDLYKVSGHWDHYKEDMFVLGDEEKDDEVYALRPMTCPFQYCIYKSKQRSYRDLPLRYNETSVLFRNEASGEMHGLTRVRQFTLADAHIMCMPEQLEQEFKSVLELIKYIMDTLGMTEGITYRFSKWDPNNAEKYINNPAAWDHTQKVMKQILDHLNINYVEADDEAAFYGPKLDLQCKNVHGKEDTLFTIQIDFALAERFDMTYTDKDGQKKRPYIIHRSSIGCYERTLSMLIEKYAGAFPTWLAPVQVKVLPISDKYKDYAENVTKNLKDSGIRCELDTRVEKIGYKIREARLEKVPYMLVVGEKEAANNEVSVRSRKNDDEGAQKLDDFIGRVLKEIATKAL
- a CDS encoding CYTH domain-containing protein encodes the protein MEFETRLIDINVDNIRKILTDNNAEKVKVEDQINDIYDFEDKRLLNKKGYARIRTIYDHLHNETIYYMTTKKIVSQGKFKVMDENETIIENKKAGEGIFKSLGLCLNQSIKKYRESYRIFDSLVEIDINEKSFCPFPYLEIETNSEESLKKVVELLGYKTSDTTSETIYKIIEDYKNKKL